tacttttatttactaaaaatacctacctttttttttcaaaaaataataaaaattgaaaaacacttgcaaatttttgtttcaaaagaaaaagaaactaagGTGTTTCCGTGGCTACCATtttattttacccttttttgttttgtttttggggGTCTAACTTTACCTTTTCGCCCTTTTGCATTATTTGGGTACGTTCTCGGTATCCAAAACCGGGTACGGATAAGAAACCGCAAGAGGttaggagaaggagaaagagagagagagaggtgcatCGAGGTGGCGTGAAAGGAGGAAAGAGATCGGTGGATCGACGATTACATTACTTCGTGGATCCGAAACCCACTTAGAGAGCGAATAGCTTGCGAAGGTGGTGGAAGCCCCTCTCCCCTCTTCCCTCTCCCCTCTCCGATcctaaatctagggtttcagaATCTCCCCAAATCCTCCCCCCAAATTCGTCGATCTCATCTCGATCCCTGACGTGGGAACATAGATTTGCGGAGAATTTGCGCGATTTGATTCGAAGTTCTTGTGAAATTCAGGTGGTGAATCGATCGATTTGTAGATTAGGTATGTATATCGAGGAATTAGGGCACGATGGTGCTTCGGGAggcggagaagaagaggaatcgCCTAGGGTTTCGAAGATCGCGTTGCTGAGCGCGAAGAGGGCGGTGGTCGGGGTCGGGGCGCGGGTGCTCTTCTACCCGACGCTTGTATATAATGTTCTTCGGAACAAGATCCAATCGGAGTTTCATTGGTGGGATCCCGTTGATGAGGTTGGTGTGtgatccttttcttcttccttttttcgATTATATATTAGGGTTTATGTTCCAACAGTTGCGATTTATGTAATTAGTTGTTCGTATCATTCATATGTTGTAAGCACTAGCAATATTAGATTTCTTGCGCATCCTATGCTGTCGATTTTGTATAAAATTCACGAATGGAAACAAGCAAAATTAGGCTGCTAAGGGTCAATGTTAACTGTTGATGAAAGTCATGGGATGCGGAATGGCGTGTGATAAGATCAAATTGCCCTATGTTGCTTTGTTGCTATTTTATTTGGTGGATAGTTGTAACTGTGATCATCTGTCGAATAAGTACTTAGTTTGTTATTTGAAGTGCGTATGGTTAATAATGCTAAATTTTAACTGCCTTTATGACATGTATGAGATCCTTTTGTTACTTCAATGGTATACTATTTGCATCTAAGATATGGTGTATCAGTTCTTATTGCTAGGTGCTGTTCCATTCCCTAATGATGTACCTCTCTTGAAGCAACTTGGTGTTCATGGTGTTATTACATTGAATGAACCGTATGAGACACTGGTGCCTTCATCATTGTACCTTGTGAGTATTTGATCTTAGTTTGTTCTTCTTGTTGTTTTAGCCTTTCAATTTTCTAAAAACAACGATTTGGCTATTGTATATTCAACAAGGAAAATATGATACAGAGTAAGAGGATGGTTCATCAGAGTTAGAAAGCAAAGATTTTGATTTGCATGTTATGAGTTGTGAAGAGCTTTAATAGCACAAGCTGGCATGTTATGTTTCTTTAGCTGTTGAAttctatttgttttttcttttcgccTCCTGTTGTAGCTCTATGCTTTGTTGCTGAAAACAGTCCAGTTTTTGTTACTGAAAGAGTTGGCATATTAAGCTTGGTTAGCTTGCTAAGTGGACGGTTACACGGTCAATCTATCTGCTTTTCAGTAACAAAATCTGCTTCTTCACATAGCCTTCCTTTTTTCAGTTTCCAAGGTCAAGCCTGGATTGTAGTTGccattaaaaaaattcttacttCCATTACTATTTGATGTTAAATTTGCGCATCTTGATTATGAACTAATGTCCTCTTTTATTATAGGCTCATGGGATTGAACACTTGGTGATACCAACAAGAGATTACCTTTTTGCACCGTCACTTGGAGATATATGCAAAGCTGTAGACTTCATTCATGGTAGGCATTGCCTTCTCTGTCTATAATGATATTCTATGTAATTTTGTGCACTACATTTTTTGACTTTAGACTCTGTTGTGACTTTAAAAGATGTACttgaaaagtttaaaagttaaaacgAATCATTGTATCAGTGGGATCTTcttcaaaatttatttgcaagtTGTGCAGACATAAAAGTTGTTTGCTGTTGcacttacatttttttttcttttatattatcTTTGGTACTTGCAAGTTGCAACAATATTATGTTGCTCTTGTCCAGCAGGTTGATGCTACTGTAGTACTACCATGTGTGTGGTACATGttaatcttttatttatctattgcCTTATAtactttctttccctttttgtACGTAGTGCGCCACAAAAGCTATTATTCTGCCTTTATTTTTCTCACCTCAAAATGGGAAGTTGAACACATGTTCTTGTTGTTGAatactttataaaaatttattgttgTGTTGCCCTCTCTTTTATTCCTCTAACTTAATTAAAAGCTAATatttttcctcctcctttttttttttttttttttttttttttttttttttttttttttttcaaaaaaaaaaatctactgcATACAGTGTACTACAGTAGTTTCACTGCAAAGCTGGTCGAGGGCGCAGCACCACAATCGTTCTGTGTTACTTGGTTAGTTTGAAACGAAGCCTTTTACTGATCAGTTACTTTATANACATGTTCTTGTTGTTGAatactttataaaaatttattgttgTGTTGCCCTCTCTTTTATTCCTCTAACTTAATTAAAAGCTAAtatttttcctcctcttttttttttttttttttttttttttttttttttttttttttttaacggtgTGAAGAGAATGCTTCTTGTGGGAAAACAACATATGTTCACTGCAAAGCTGGTCGAGGGCGCAGCACCACAATCGTTCTGTGTTACTTGGTTAGTTTGAAACGAAGCCTTTTACTGATCAGTTACTTTATATTTGCGATCAAAAGAATTTTTAACAAATGATAATCATCTTCTAGGTGCAATATAAGGAAATGACACCTGCATCAGCATATGAGTATGTCAGATTGAACAGGCCGAGAGTTCTTTTAGCTTCTGCACAGCGGCAGGTAACAGATTATGATCTCTATGATACGATACAAAGCATAAGTCGTTCTTAGCAGATCAATATACCTCCAACTTTTCTACAGTATGAATGAATGCTATTGATGGTGGCTTTTTATGCCATCTGCAAGGTAAACATATAACAATAGTTTCCCTACTCTGTAGCGTAACCTTTCTGAACTGTACATGCTACTACGAATCACTAAATTGTGTAAGCAAATCATGGTCTTTTTTAGCACGTTTACCTACCGGACTTTATTACCATGGGCTGCTATTTTCCTCCTTGCTAGAGTCAATACACAGTAAGAACATGCATTCTCTATTGCAAATACGAGCCTAGCTATAGCATCACCTGCAACATTATTCtgtttatcttttccttttgtGCATCACTGACTGGAAATATAAATGAACTTTGCATTAATCATCAGCTCATGGTTTGCAGGCCGTCCAACAATACTACCATCTGAGAGTTAAGAAAGCGAGAATACCTGCCTCCTTAAACTATCCAGTTCTAAAATCATCAGTGCTACTGAGTGCTCGAAACTTTGTGGCCTTCGATGAGAGCACATTTGTGGTGGTAACAAAATCTGATCTGGAAGGTTATAATGATGGTGATTCAGGGATGCACAATGTGGGTAACAGCATATGGGCAGAGCTAAGTGTAGTATATAAAGTGCAATTTGCAGGACAAGCAGCCATCGCAAGGCTCTCATACTTCTATCTTCGCTGCCGTGCCTTAAGTGAGAAATCGCTGCCTGATAAAGTAATGGGGAGCGATAGCTGCTCTCTGGAGGCTGAGCAGCTCGGTGCTGGCCATCCCCATCTGCTGCAAGGGGTTGCGGTAAATCTGTAATCTTCCACTGGCTAAATTGCAGAAAAACCTCCTGTAGATATCGCAGTTTTTTTGTTGCCCCCCCCCCCCTAGAATTTCGGAACTTACACGTTGCCTCTTTAAACTACAAGATTACATCACTTCATCCGTCACTTTACTCTTACGGCATTAGAGTAAATTGTAGGTTGCGAATTTCGGAGGGTAATGGGAAACTCGCGATATTCATATGGGGTTTTGTAcagttagttttttttcttcttttttgccCTCCCTCGTTTTCTTCAAGTCGTGGGCTTTTATGGTATATAGAAGGATTCTGTTATCATGCTTTTGAGTGACATGGTGGCAGATATCTCCTATGATAGTTCTGAGGCTTCAAAGCTATCTTAGGACCTATCACATTAGCAGCGCAAAGAAGAGGACGCTGGAAGAATGAAGTTACCAGAGTCTAATATGTATATATCACAATAAATTTAAACGCGACGTGTAAAGAAAGGATCAATGGGTCGACTCTGTTTCTTACGGCAAGAAATGTTATATCTGCTTAGCTTGTTTTCTCTCTCCGTTTTACTGTTTCCGGTCACTCTTTGTTCCAATGTAAGTTGCGTAGGTAACTGGGGATTTGCCAAATGGGATGCAGGACCATACACGGCAGGGGCCCAGCATATGCAGGTATTAACTTCCTCCGAAAAAGTGGTTAGGGCTCTGGTTGGAATTATGAAGGCAAATATTGTTTCTGAGAGTGGTTAGCCTGTAGGTTGTGAAGTGTTCGAACGTCATTTGTGCAATTTCCACCCCTCCCCAAAAAAGAAGGGCGAAAAACTAGTTTTTACTAATCAATCCAATAGATCCGCCGTTTTCTTTCGTATCCTTTTCACGGTGGCATCTTGCGAAACCACGGGTACTGGTCCTTGTGGAATGTTCGAGCTCTGCTGCAATGAAAGTAAAGTCAGAGCTCTTAAAAACAGGCTTTTGTCCTTTTTGTCCACTTGTCAGCGTGGTCTGACTGAAATTTTAGGTTGCTTATAGGGCCACTCCGTGTCCTCATCAATAGGGTTGGTTCCACTTTCTTAGAACCACCACTATCTTTTATTACCGTACCCTGGAATGAACCAAATTACATTCCCATAGGTCTTTTGTGAggctaattaaatttatttatttataccaGCACGATTATACAATGcaatttcctctctctctctctctaattttaatattatattattattgttattagtTTGCCTATTTGATGTGGTCCCCATTTTTATAGACCTGTAAGAAAGCGTAGCGTAGACCTCGTGTTTAAAGCGGGTGTGGTTGCCGTGCTAACTGTGTTATCTGCTGGCTCTATTAGCCTATGCCAGTGGCCTACTTTGGACAACTCAAGGAAACATGAGGATCCTGGGGGAAAGAaccaaaaacagaaaaacaaaaaacaaaaaacaaaaaaaaagctttgCTATCTTGCAACTGTTTATTCGATACTCCTAGCCATGTGTTGCTTGATTCAATCAAAGTACGATCATGAGTGTTGTGTTGCAAAAGCTGACTCACCAAACACGGTATTTATCCTTTAGCactcgtttggttcggggttaaaggATGGAATAATCCCTTAATTCCGAAGTTATCTCCAAATATTCAATTTgggaggtggggttagctaatctcatcccaccccactactccaatcaaataaaatattattttactcgctatccttcttatttcacttattccaaccaaatactattctATTAATATCTGAATTAAATTCAATTCTCAACTAAACACAAAATTATTTGAACTCCACCTTAATTATGATCTTAACTTTATCCCTGAAATAATAAGTTTTTacttaactccgaaccaaacggtggcttaaTGTATATATTCAGATCAGATATCCATAGGTCTAATTTGGTAAAGAAACTAGTACTTCTACATAAGCTTTACCAAGCCATCgcatatttgcatgctagtcCATGCATACTCAAACCCAGCACACCTCGTTTTCTTCTCTGCAAAACACTTTGTTTAATCGCCACCTACCCATAAAAAGCATCCTtatcctttcaaaaaaaaaatcttcaaaataTTTCATCTCCTTCTTGtattataccttttttttaagTCCTTCGCGTGATGAACATTTTCCTTTTTACTAGATCCTCCGATACCAAACACCCACCGCAAAAGCCtctttttaatgttttatttaTTAGTGTCCGGAACTAAATCCAAGTAATTGACGAGTATCCTGGGCTACTACAATGATACCCCACACTGTGCCCCTTCCCGTACGTGGTGTCATTATATAGCTATGTCCAATATCTTTTATTAATGATGTTGAGAGTGACTAAATTAATGAAATATAACTACACCATCCTTGGTGTTGCAAGGACATTTACTCTTTGCATTGATCGTCGAAACCGTAAATAAGGGTCGGTACAAAGTACAAACACAAATTTGATTCTAACGTTGCTTATGTGATCGTCGAAACCGTAAAGAAAGGTTGGCACAAACACAAGTTTTGATTCTAACTATGCTTCTGCTTACAGAATCAgaaattttaaagagaaaatatatagtatCTTTACATGGGAATAACATTTTTTGAAACAAAACAACCAAAATTACGGGCTACAGTAGTCCCATACATTAAGTCGTACAATTCTATTGAAACTTAATGATTAAACATTAAGTCGTACAATTCCATTGAAACTTAATGATTAAACATTAAGTCGTACAATTCCATTGAAACTTAATGATGAAACCTCCTTTGagtggaggaattctacactgtcacacttgcaccacgtcatcaataacaagccaatcacattccttcatttcaaacaaaagtacaataaaaatatttttttacaatcatgatgggacatatatttttaaaaagattaatttgattggtttgttacgccacgtcactaatatacccgttgcattctagaatttttcctttgAGTGGGAGCTTAATTGTTTGCTAAATGTTCAAAAGTGGGTCACTGTccaataaatgcatgaaagctcCTTTTTCATTAATTGCTTCGTTCCACCTAAAActataagaataaaatatttgctgaaaaaaaaaattttaaaaatttttttttacttcctctactgtttgatttgtagaaaaaaaaaaatattttatacgaTTGTTTAgattaatcatatatatacatatataggagagagagagagagagagagagagagagggttaaGCTGGTAGCAACGAAGGTCTCTGTGGCTATCCAAAGTTGTTTCATTATGTTGGGCTCCAAATCGATCAAATCAGGGGTTTCGTGTAGATCTTAAGTACACTATTATAAAGTATTCTGAAtaactaattttataattttttccaaCGATTATTTGGCTACGTGATCAAAAGGTccaaatgataattttatatgaTAGATGTCGATGCGATTTGTGGAATTTAACGGGTGTAGAAACAATCATCCAAATGGTGATccaatttttatagaaaagtcCTTTtccactatttagagtaagttTCAGTGGCTCTAAATcgttaaattcaagtctttttaGTCATCATTCTTTATGAATTTTTAGTTATTTAGGTCGGGGGGGGGttttttccatttttgaaaACTACTACGTTGATTGCTAAATAATgcgaaaaattaatgaaatttattttcaaatatctgTTTAATAGcttgtagatcaagtctaacgggaGTCGGATGCGGTCGATTAGGATGAAGCCGTATCATTAACGAAGAGACTTGGTACCCACGGAGGCCCTCCCGTGCTACGACGATAGCATACCACGAGCCTAACTCTTAGATATATAGTAGTATATGcattctaatatattttaattattaatatataattatgatcatatttatatatatagaattatagtttatatttataaataaaattatttaaaatatattatcgtaataataagtatataatataatatatatcaatacgtatagtatttaaaatactataaaataaattacctagatatttatgaaataatattttataacataaaatattatataatacaatatatgttatatttaaaaataagaatactatttttatatatatatatatctagtatatatatatagtaatattatattaaaagaCGGACGAGTGACCTCTCATCTCGTGGTCTCACAAAGGTGGAGTGTGCCTCATAGACTCGTGTGCCCACCTCGCCGACTGCACAGCTCCAACACCCCAACTGCTTCGGGTTCGGTTTTTGTTTCGCATCGCTTTTGAGGCGGAAAACTAAAAACACTTGTTTTCCTTataattgttaaaataaaaacaattccACCCAAACAACGTCATAAAAATCTtactttttattcaaattttttcaaaaataattttaaatgcgATGAACCAAACACAACACTCAtaagaaggaaaaaataaacTTCCACAGTGACCTTTGAGCATTAGAGAGTTGCAGTCTATCCacatttaaaaaagtaaaaaaaataaaagtaaaaaaaataccCACAATACGAGGCATTATGATATATAGTCTTATATGTTTTTCCGCTTATCTATATAGATGGATATATTTTACTTATCAACACTTCCGGTCCTTGTGCAACCTTACTAATAAGGCGAATGTAGAATGTAAGAACTTTATATTGCTATTTCCATTTATGTATACGAAGTCATTCTCAACACGACATATAATGTAAGGTGTGATGTAGCtttgtttcttttatatatattatatatatatatctatactacatATATAAAACGTATAGGCAATCCCGCCCATACAGACGAATCAAAGAAAGAATCAAATCGATATTCCTATGAATGATTATGATTGAATTgttaaaatatctcaaataaaaattaacaggGATGCgaaatctatttaaatataaataatattttctaacacgaatgattatgattaatttgttaaaatatacttaaataaaaaactaaCCGGTTATGATCAACATCTATTAAATTATCCCTacatcataaaaaaattattccctCATATATAATGGTTAtcgatcaatttgttaaaaaaaacatctcaaataagaacacgTTATAATCTCTATAAAAATAGCATTCGCATAGCATACATAAATTCAAGTCTATGACGAATATAGATCATTgttaaaaatctcataaaacaCACAGTTATATCAACTTTGTTCAAAATAGATTCTATTTaactattttacattaaaatttaaattcgacgttaattataaattaaaatttaatttttatgataattcTAAATTTGAGTTAATCGAATGCAATTTTTTATTACACCGGATcaagaattaaattttaaattttaaaaaattgaataaatttgatgcttttagttttaAACACACATATTTAACAATTTGATTCACTCACAAATCAAAAAGTATATTAAAATGTTCGATTTATATAAATACAAGAACACGGTagcatatttataaataatttctaataaaatagaacacattatataaatatagaaattCAGACGGTCTTTTCGATTCGGAATTTTGGAATATATTAATGTGTAAGAGTTAATATTCGATTTTGAGAAATAGAATTATATAAGTGGTGTGGACTTGGGCGATGATCATCGGGGCGAGTTGCACGGTAATCGAactagtatattatataataaccatatatatatcatatctcATTCCTCTAAATGCTTACTCTATTTCACATATTATGACAACTGagttaattgtaaaaaataagaTGCTCAATAacataatgtcaaaaaaaaaagatgttccTATCATCTtgaattagatattttattcaGAAAAATCACTTGAAATCTATTGCTTAACAAGATCGAAGCATTACAAATCAACCTAATAGCTATGCATTTATCAAGAACTTTTTTGAAGTAACTTTATCCTCActgtaattatatatttatatatattttcccttcttttatttataactagATTAATTTTTCAAGGGCTATACTAATTTCTTtcaagaagaaaagaataactCAATGAAActaacttttttccttttttttttttgatttagaaCTGATATGCTCAACTTGTTACTTGTTAGTAgcattattaaatatttcatatGAATGCAAGAAATACAAGGAGAATATTACAAAGTGGTAGTGGTCACAACTCACAAGTAAACCTTATATTATACTCTTTCAACATACAACTAATAAATTCCCCTTTACATCATGCACCTttctttcttatcttttttttttttgtaattatgtATGCATGGCCTACCACTTAAGTCTTAACTCACACTGCATAATCTCAGGGCCATTTCCAGCTTTGCCAACTAAAATTAAACAACCACATTCATTTGTGATCTTTATCTCTTATGTTCAATAATCTCAACCATACAAAATTTTTTGGGGCtctaaattg
This genomic window from Ananas comosus cultivar F153 linkage group 3, ASM154086v1, whole genome shotgun sequence contains:
- the LOC109707649 gene encoding putative dual specificity protein phosphatase DSP8, which produces MYIEELGHDGASGGGEEEESPRVSKIALLSAKRAVVGVGARVLFYPTLVYNVLRNKIQSEFHWWDPVDEFLLLGAVPFPNDVPLLKQLGVHGVITLNEPYETLVPSSLYLAHGIEHLVIPTRDYLFAPSLGDICKAVDFIHENASCGKTTYVHCKAGRGRSTTIVLCYLVQYKEMTPASAYEYVRLNRPRVLLASAQRQAVQQYYHLRVKKARIPASLNYPVLKSSVLLSARNFVAFDESTFVVVTKSDLEGYNDGDSGMHNVGNSIWAELSVVYKVQFAGQAAIARLSYFYLRCRALSEKSLPDKVMGSDSCSLEAEQLGAGHPHLLQGVAVNL